From a region of the Lentimicrobiaceae bacterium genome:
- the aqpZ gene encoding aquaporin Z codes for MKKLVAEFIGTLWLVLGGCGSAVLAAAYPELGIGFVGVAIAFGLTVVTMAYAIGHISGCHLNPAVSIGLWIGGRFDKKEVLPYIAAQVLGAIAGAGILYIIASGKTGFEIGGFAANGYGEHSPGGYSMLAALVTEIVMTFMFLIIILGATHSKAPKGLAGLAIGLGLTLIHLISIPVTNTSVNPARSTSQALFAGDWALSQLWLFWVAPIVGAILAGIVYKIISPEKE; via the coding sequence AATTTATCGGAACCTTATGGTTAGTACTTGGAGGTTGCGGAAGTGCCGTTTTAGCGGCAGCATATCCTGAATTGGGAATTGGATTTGTAGGTGTTGCAATAGCTTTTGGCTTAACTGTAGTGACAATGGCATATGCTATCGGACACATTTCAGGTTGCCACCTTAACCCCGCTGTTTCTATCGGACTTTGGATTGGTGGTCGTTTTGACAAGAAAGAGGTTCTTCCCTACATTGCGGCCCAAGTATTGGGAGCTATTGCCGGAGCTGGCATCCTTTACATTATTGCAAGTGGAAAGACAGGGTTTGAAATTGGTGGATTTGCCGCAAATGGCTATGGAGAACATTCACCTGGAGGATATAGTATGCTTGCTGCATTAGTAACAGAAATTGTAATGACTTTTATGTTTTTGATAATTATTCTAGGTGCGACACATTCAAAAGCGCCTAAAGGATTAGCGGGATTGGCAATCGGTTTAGGATTAACTCTTATTCACTTAATAAGCATTCCTGTAACAAATACTTCTGTAAATCCTGCAAGAAGTACTAGTCAAGCATTATTTGCAGGTGACTGGGCGTTAAGTCAATTATGGTTGTTTTGGGTTGCTCCAATTGTTGGTGCAATATTAGCTGGAATCGTTTATAAAATAATATCACCAGAAAAAGAATAA